A window of the Gemmatirosa kalamazoonensis genome harbors these coding sequences:
- a CDS encoding SIMPL domain-containing protein: MRLLSSMLILAVATHALGAQQPAAPTLQRVPEIAVSAVGETEVTPDRARVSIGVQTQAPTAADAASRNATLQQAVINAIMALGIPAERISTQGYNVYPEQTYDNTTRRSRITGYNVQNTVVVDVWKVEQVGAVLDAALSKGANLVSSLAFYSSQEDVARRRALQNAVARARADAEAMAAAAGGRLGELLELTSGISYAPPPRPMMEMARAAAAPAATPISEGTQTLNAQVSARWRFVPGT, from the coding sequence ATGCGTCTTCTCTCGTCCATGCTGATCCTCGCTGTGGCCACGCACGCGCTCGGGGCGCAGCAGCCCGCCGCGCCGACGCTGCAGCGCGTTCCAGAGATCGCGGTGAGCGCCGTCGGGGAGACGGAGGTCACACCCGATCGCGCCCGCGTGTCGATCGGCGTCCAGACCCAGGCCCCCACGGCCGCCGACGCGGCGAGCCGGAACGCGACGCTGCAGCAGGCGGTGATCAACGCCATCATGGCGCTCGGGATCCCTGCAGAGCGCATCTCGACCCAGGGGTACAACGTCTACCCGGAGCAGACCTACGACAACACGACCCGGCGAAGCCGGATCACGGGCTACAACGTCCAGAACACGGTGGTGGTCGACGTCTGGAAGGTGGAGCAGGTCGGCGCCGTGCTCGATGCCGCGCTCTCGAAGGGGGCGAACCTGGTGTCGTCGCTCGCGTTCTACTCGTCGCAGGAGGACGTCGCGCGCCGGCGCGCGCTCCAGAACGCGGTCGCGCGCGCCCGCGCCGACGCCGAGGCGATGGCGGCGGCGGCCGGCGGGCGACTCGGCGAGCTGCTCGAGCTCACCTCGGGGATCTCGTACGCGCCGCCGCCGCGCCCGATGATGGAGATGGCGCGCGCGGCCGCGGCGCCGGCGGCGACGCCGATCAGTGAGGGAACCCAGACGCTGAACGCGCAGGTGAGCGCGCGCTGGCGGTTCGTGCCGGGTACCTGA
- a CDS encoding M15 family metallopeptidase: protein MLSRPVRRVALAAACAAIGACVPPPPASAPAPTTAPAANPTVPPAAPAVPASPPAAAPAPVVTPPDEAPLASDAAADSLLVDVARLDTTVQVDLRYATRFNFTGAVLPGYEAPRALLRREAAAALARVQERLRGEGLGVKIFDAYRPVRATDAMVEWTRRVRREDLLKDGYVAERSRHNLGLAVDLTLVALATGRELRMGSAFDTFAESARTANATGVAAENRLRLKRAMEAEGFTSLPEEWWHFSYRVPDPMRFDLVIR, encoded by the coding sequence ATGCTGAGTCGACCCGTTAGGCGCGTGGCGCTCGCGGCGGCGTGCGCGGCGATCGGTGCCTGCGTCCCGCCGCCGCCCGCGTCGGCACCGGCGCCGACGACGGCGCCGGCCGCGAACCCCACCGTGCCCCCGGCCGCGCCGGCGGTACCGGCGTCGCCGCCCGCGGCGGCGCCCGCGCCCGTCGTCACGCCGCCCGACGAGGCGCCGCTCGCGTCGGACGCGGCCGCGGACTCGCTGCTCGTCGACGTGGCGCGGCTCGACACGACGGTGCAGGTGGATCTGCGCTACGCGACGCGGTTCAACTTCACGGGTGCCGTGCTCCCCGGGTACGAGGCGCCGCGCGCGCTGCTCCGCCGCGAGGCCGCCGCGGCGCTCGCGCGCGTGCAGGAGCGGCTGCGCGGCGAGGGGCTCGGCGTGAAGATCTTCGACGCGTACCGACCGGTGCGCGCGACCGACGCGATGGTCGAGTGGACGCGCCGGGTGCGCCGCGAGGATCTGCTGAAGGACGGCTACGTCGCGGAGCGCAGTCGGCACAACCTGGGGCTCGCGGTGGACCTCACGCTCGTGGCGCTGGCGACGGGCCGCGAGCTGCGGATGGGCAGCGCGTTCGACACGTTCGCCGAGTCGGCGCGCACCGCGAACGCGACCGGCGTGGCGGCGGAGAACCGCCTACGGTTGAAGCGCGCGATGGAGGCCGAGGGGTTCACGAGCCTGCCGGAGGAGTGGTGGCACTTCAGCTATCGGGTGCCAGACCCCATGCGGTTCGACCTCGTGATCCGATAG
- a CDS encoding alpha/beta hydrolase — MTAAPATRRTTSLAVLVAACLAACNPAPSVDAPPAERLRLHPCFLVSLFEPARCGTFRVPERRVGAHSAGTVRRTLGLRVVVLPARTRPAAREPLVLLHGGPGIGAAEQPRYADAVFAEARRTRDVVLVDQRGTGRSNPLACDLYDDGGRLQPYLDPMFPLGAVRRCAARLARRADLSEYGTDAAADDLDDLRAALGAERLDLFGVSYGTRAALVYLRRHPSHVRRVVLQGVVAPDEPIPLAAGRAGERALDYLAADCAADAACRRDVPNPEGDVARVMVRLREAPAVVELWNGRRLSTERVRISARGFAERLWSMLYSPGDDRETARLVHAAALGALTPFAEAALHESRARRRRSEGMMLSVLCAEDAPRLARADTARAAAGALLGLPVARELLAACAAWPVGPRDPLGGASALATPALLLSGEVDPIAPPEWAERARRLLPNSVHLVQPRGGHAELAGCAPRLVAAFLDAADPRRLGRTCWPSWDVVAPDGVTTAGRTAFEHGAP, encoded by the coding sequence ATGACCGCCGCGCCCGCGACCCGACGCACGACGAGCCTCGCCGTCCTCGTCGCCGCCTGCCTCGCGGCGTGTAATCCCGCGCCCTCCGTCGACGCGCCACCCGCCGAGCGGCTGCGGCTGCATCCGTGCTTCCTCGTCTCGCTGTTCGAGCCGGCGCGCTGCGGCACGTTCCGCGTCCCCGAGCGGCGCGTCGGCGCGCACTCCGCGGGAACCGTTAGGCGCACGCTCGGCCTCCGCGTGGTCGTCCTGCCGGCGCGCACGCGGCCCGCCGCACGCGAGCCGCTCGTGCTGCTGCACGGCGGGCCGGGGATCGGCGCGGCGGAGCAGCCGCGATACGCCGACGCCGTGTTCGCGGAGGCTCGACGCACGCGCGACGTGGTCCTCGTCGACCAGCGCGGCACGGGGCGATCGAACCCGCTCGCCTGCGATCTGTACGACGATGGCGGCCGACTGCAGCCGTACCTCGATCCCATGTTCCCGTTAGGCGCCGTGCGGCGCTGCGCGGCGCGACTCGCGCGCCGCGCCGACCTGTCGGAGTACGGCACCGACGCCGCGGCCGACGATCTCGACGACCTCCGCGCGGCGCTCGGTGCGGAGCGGCTCGACCTGTTCGGCGTCTCGTACGGTACGCGCGCGGCGCTCGTGTACCTCCGTCGCCACCCGTCGCACGTGCGACGCGTCGTGCTGCAGGGCGTCGTGGCACCCGACGAGCCGATCCCGCTCGCCGCCGGCCGCGCGGGCGAACGCGCGCTCGACTACCTCGCCGCCGACTGCGCCGCCGACGCCGCGTGTCGCCGCGACGTGCCGAATCCCGAGGGCGACGTCGCGCGCGTGATGGTGCGGCTGCGCGAGGCGCCGGCCGTCGTCGAGCTGTGGAACGGGCGCCGTCTGTCCACGGAGCGGGTGCGGATCTCCGCGCGCGGCTTCGCCGAGCGACTGTGGTCCATGCTGTACTCGCCCGGCGACGACCGCGAGACCGCGCGCCTCGTGCACGCCGCCGCGTTAGGCGCGCTCACGCCGTTCGCGGAGGCCGCGCTTCACGAGAGCCGCGCGCGCCGCCGCCGCAGCGAGGGGATGATGCTGTCGGTGCTGTGCGCCGAGGACGCGCCGCGCCTCGCGCGCGCCGACACCGCGCGCGCCGCGGCCGGCGCGCTGCTCGGCCTTCCGGTCGCGCGCGAGCTGCTCGCCGCGTGCGCGGCGTGGCCCGTCGGCCCGCGCGATCCGTTAGGCGGCGCGAGCGCGCTCGCGACGCCGGCGCTGCTGCTCTCCGGCGAGGTGGACCCGATCGCGCCGCCCGAGTGGGCGGAGCGCGCGCGTCGCCTGCTGCCTAACAGCGTGCACCTCGTGCAGCCGCGCGGCGGCCACGCGGAGCTCGCCGGGTGCGCGCCGCGGCTCGTCGCCGCCTTCCTGGACGCCGCGGACCCGCGCCGGCTCGGCCGCACCTGCTGGCCGTCGTGGGACGTCGTCGCGCCGGACGGCGTCACCACGGCGGGGCGAACGGCGTTCGAGCACGGAGCCCCCTGA
- a CDS encoding Mut7-C RNAse domain-containing protein — protein MPRFLTDVMLERLARWLRVLDVDVESAGARAPDRDLVRRAAAERRVLLTRDRRLPGEHRAAPGEHLVVRSAAPLAHLAEVVQRFGIRAPAELFTRCLLCNVPLEPGPGVGVAQPARRCPRCGRLYWEGSHTRRMRAALARVLGDTPGA, from the coding sequence ATGCCGCGCTTCCTGACCGACGTGATGCTGGAGCGGCTCGCGCGCTGGCTGCGCGTGCTCGACGTCGACGTGGAGTCGGCCGGCGCGAGGGCGCCGGATCGCGACCTGGTGCGCCGCGCGGCGGCGGAGCGCCGCGTGCTGCTCACGCGCGACCGCCGGCTGCCGGGGGAGCACCGCGCCGCGCCCGGAGAGCATCTGGTGGTGCGGAGCGCGGCGCCGCTCGCGCATCTCGCGGAAGTCGTGCAGCGCTTCGGCATTCGCGCGCCGGCGGAGCTGTTCACCCGCTGTCTACTGTGCAACGTCCCGCTCGAGCCGGGTCCCGGTGTGGGCGTGGCGCAGCCGGCGCGCCGCTGTCCTCGGTGCGGGCGCCTCTACTGGGAGGGATCGCACACGCGGCGGATGCGTGCCGCGCTCGCGCGTGTGCTCGGCGACACGCCCGGGGCTTGA
- the mnmG gene encoding tRNA uridine-5-carboxymethylaminomethyl(34) synthesis enzyme MnmG, producing MSWLEAEFDVIVVGGGHAGTEAAVAAARLGARVALVTSALETIGQMSCNPAIGGVAKGTVVREVDALGGIMGRATDRATLQFRMLNRSKGPAVWAPRAQCDRGLYRRAVRTLLERHANLLTIQGTVARLIMDDGRAAGVETLEGRRFGARAVVITTGTFLRGRIHIGTTTQIGGGRAGEAPTTHLAEQLEAAGLTVARFKTGTPPRIDGRSVDFTRVEKQESELGAFAYRWSHFEDPGLEPLTQLPCFITHLEDAGKEIIATHIGESAMYGGAIASRGPRYCPSVEDKIVKFPEAARHQLFLEPEGLETTEMYVNGLSTSLPAEVQLRTLRTVRGLEQVRMTRAGYAIEYDYYPPTQLGLTFQVRAVPGLYFAGQINGTTGYEEAAGQGVLAGLNAGLAALGRGEPLVLGRETSYLGVLADDIVTRGVDEPYRLFTSRSEFRLTVRQDNALRRLAPVAERLGLYDAPERAAVARRMEREDALTETARRTTIRPEQAAALVERSGTAPLSHALKVAELVRRPGIGLAELLAAAGAPIDEGGEALVTAELELKYAGYYVRERRAAEKLQRMGGFALAAELPYETMRSLTIEARQKLSAQRPMTLAQAARIPGVTPADLQNLVIEVERWRRASGPRGLVGQQG from the coding sequence ATGTCGTGGCTGGAAGCGGAGTTCGACGTCATCGTCGTGGGCGGCGGACACGCCGGCACGGAGGCCGCCGTGGCGGCGGCGCGGCTCGGCGCGCGCGTCGCGCTCGTCACGAGCGCGCTCGAGACCATCGGTCAGATGTCGTGCAACCCTGCGATCGGCGGGGTGGCGAAGGGCACGGTCGTGCGCGAGGTCGATGCGCTGGGCGGCATCATGGGACGCGCGACCGACCGGGCGACGCTGCAGTTCCGCATGCTGAACCGGAGCAAGGGGCCCGCGGTGTGGGCCCCGCGCGCGCAGTGCGACCGGGGGCTGTATCGCCGGGCCGTGCGGACCCTGCTCGAGCGACACGCGAACCTCCTGACGATCCAGGGAACCGTGGCGCGCCTGATCATGGACGACGGCCGCGCCGCGGGGGTCGAGACGCTGGAGGGGCGCCGGTTCGGCGCCCGCGCCGTGGTGATCACGACCGGCACGTTCCTGCGCGGCCGCATCCACATCGGCACCACGACCCAGATCGGAGGCGGTCGCGCCGGCGAGGCGCCGACGACCCATCTCGCCGAGCAACTCGAGGCGGCCGGCCTCACCGTCGCGCGCTTCAAGACCGGAACGCCTCCCCGGATCGACGGCCGTAGTGTCGATTTTACCCGGGTGGAAAAGCAGGAGAGCGAGCTCGGGGCGTTCGCCTACCGGTGGTCGCACTTCGAGGATCCGGGGCTCGAGCCGCTGACGCAGCTCCCGTGCTTCATCACCCATCTCGAGGACGCGGGGAAGGAGATCATCGCGACCCACATCGGCGAGTCGGCGATGTACGGGGGCGCGATCGCGTCGCGTGGGCCGCGCTACTGCCCGTCGGTCGAGGACAAGATCGTGAAGTTCCCCGAGGCGGCGCGCCACCAGCTGTTCCTCGAGCCCGAGGGGCTGGAGACGACGGAGATGTACGTGAACGGCCTCTCCACGTCGCTGCCGGCGGAGGTGCAGCTGCGGACGCTGCGCACGGTCCGTGGGCTGGAGCAGGTGCGGATGACGCGCGCCGGGTACGCGATCGAGTACGACTACTATCCGCCGACGCAGCTCGGCCTGACGTTCCAGGTGCGCGCGGTGCCGGGTCTGTACTTCGCCGGGCAGATCAACGGCACGACGGGGTACGAGGAGGCGGCCGGGCAGGGGGTGCTCGCGGGACTGAACGCGGGGCTCGCGGCGCTCGGTCGGGGCGAGCCGCTGGTCCTCGGTCGGGAGACCTCGTACCTGGGCGTGCTGGCCGACGACATCGTCACGCGCGGCGTCGACGAGCCGTACCGGCTGTTCACGTCGCGCTCCGAGTTCCGGCTCACGGTGCGTCAGGACAACGCGCTGCGGCGGCTGGCGCCGGTGGCCGAGCGGCTCGGTCTGTACGACGCGCCGGAGCGGGCGGCGGTGGCGCGCCGGATGGAGCGCGAGGACGCGCTCACCGAGACCGCGCGCCGCACGACCATCCGTCCGGAGCAGGCGGCGGCGCTCGTGGAGCGAAGCGGTACGGCCCCGCTCTCGCATGCCCTGAAGGTCGCGGAGCTCGTGCGCCGGCCGGGGATCGGTCTGGCCGAGCTCCTGGCCGCGGCGGGCGCTCCGATCGACGAGGGCGGTGAGGCCCTCGTGACCGCGGAGCTCGAGCTGAAGTATGCCGGGTACTACGTGCGCGAGCGTCGGGCTGCGGAGAAGCTGCAGCGCATGGGCGGCTTCGCGCTCGCGGCGGAGCTGCCCTACGAGACGATGCGGTCGCTCACGATCGAGGCGCGCCAGAAGCTGTCCGCGCAGCGACCGATGACGCTCGCGCAGGCGGCGCGCATCCCGGGCGTGACGCCCGCAGACCTCCAGAACCTCGTCATCGAGGTGGAGCGCTGGCGGCGCGCCTCGGGTCCGCGGGGGCTCGTCGGGCAGCAGGGGTGA